A DNA window from Niabella yanshanensis contains the following coding sequences:
- a CDS encoding Gfo/Idh/MocA family protein, with product MNRLKFLVLAVTSFALTTQSLESYGQASKSGIQKTKTDRSIKMPVPVRPAEQKDMLAYAAPKIPVVRVGFIGLGMRGPGAVGRWTKIPNTKIVALADLRPERVEAAQVILDTNKVARAAGYSGSEDAWKKLCERDDIDLVYIATDWKHHVPMALYAMQKGKHVAIEVPAAMNMKDIWALINTSEKTRKHCMMLENCVYDFFELTTLNMAQKGLFGEVIHGEGAYIHDLSPFWKEYWNNWRLDYNKDYRGDIYPTHGIGPVCQALNIHRGDKMNFLVSVDTKSFNGREHWKNEKGSYPDQFKNGDHTVTLIGTEKGKSIEIQHNVMTPRPYSRMYQLTGTKGFANKYPSEGYALEGDQLSADVAPDHEKLNAHSYVTKEVKEALMKKYKHPIHQELEETAKKVGGHGGMDFIMDYRLAYCLQNGLPLDMDVYDLAEWCCLAELSAISLDNGSAPVQIPDFTRGGWNKIQGYKHAWVK from the coding sequence ATGAACAGGTTGAAATTTCTTGTCCTGGCTGTTACATCTTTTGCATTAACCACGCAAAGTTTGGAAAGCTATGGACAGGCCTCTAAATCAGGCATTCAAAAAACAAAAACTGACCGTTCCATCAAAATGCCGGTTCCTGTGCGTCCAGCAGAACAAAAGGATATGCTGGCTTATGCAGCGCCTAAAATACCAGTGGTAAGGGTAGGTTTCATAGGCTTAGGTATGCGTGGTCCGGGCGCTGTAGGCCGGTGGACGAAAATTCCTAACACAAAAATAGTAGCATTAGCCGATCTGCGCCCGGAGAGAGTAGAAGCTGCACAGGTTATTCTGGATACCAATAAGGTAGCACGCGCGGCGGGCTACTCGGGCTCAGAGGATGCCTGGAAAAAACTATGTGAGCGGGATGATATCGATCTGGTTTATATCGCTACAGACTGGAAGCATCATGTTCCAATGGCCTTGTATGCGATGCAAAAAGGTAAGCATGTGGCTATCGAAGTGCCGGCTGCCATGAATATGAAAGATATCTGGGCTCTGATCAATACTTCCGAGAAGACCCGCAAGCATTGTATGATGCTTGAAAACTGCGTATATGATTTCTTTGAGCTCACCACTTTAAACATGGCGCAAAAAGGCCTGTTTGGTGAAGTGATTCATGGTGAAGGCGCTTACATTCACGATTTGTCTCCATTTTGGAAAGAGTATTGGAATAACTGGCGTTTAGATTATAATAAAGATTACAGGGGAGATATTTACCCCACACATGGTATTGGTCCCGTTTGCCAGGCATTGAATATCCACCGTGGCGATAAAATGAACTTCCTTGTTTCAGTAGATACTAAATCATTTAATGGCCGGGAGCATTGGAAAAATGAGAAAGGATCTTATCCTGACCAATTTAAAAACGGCGATCATACGGTTACACTAATAGGTACCGAAAAAGGAAAGTCTATTGAAATACAGCATAATGTGATGACGCCCCGCCCTTACTCGCGCATGTACCAGTTAACAGGTACCAAAGGATTTGCCAATAAATATCCTTCGGAGGGGTATGCTTTGGAGGGGGATCAATTGTCTGCCGATGTAGCGCCCGATCATGAAAAATTAAATGCGCATAGTTATGTAACCAAAGAAGTAAAGGAAGCATTGATGAAAAAGTACAAACATCCGATTCATCAGGAATTGGAGGAGACCGCCAAAAAAGTTGGCGGACATGGAGGGATGGATTTTATTATGGATTATCGTTTGGCTTATTGTTTGCAAAACGGCCTTCCTTTAGATATGGATGTATATGACCTGGCTGAATGGTGTTGTTTGGCCGAATTGTCTGCCATTTCATTAGATAACGGAAGTGCTCCTGTACAAATACCGGACTTTACGCGTGGTGGCTGGAACAAAATACAGGGATATAAACATGCTTGGGTTAAGTAA